A genome region from Vicinamibacterales bacterium includes the following:
- a CDS encoding xanthine dehydrogenase family protein subunit M: MHPAISSLELVEPRSLKHALEVMRDGQPIVPLAGCTDVYVLLNAGTRPGTRFLNLWGLDALRGITVNGTVLSIGALTTFSDLIRSPLVRRRLPSLVAAAREVGAVQIQNRGTIGGNIANASPAGDTLPVLAAVDAVLVLRSASGVRRVPFHEFYTGYRASVRRPDELIAAVEVAPVAGRQYFRKVGTRAAQAISKVVIAAVRAPKPRIAFGSVAPTVVRVPQTEDILASGGSLDEATAALLTEIHPIDDIRSTAAYRRRVACNLLRAFWNETA; this comes from the coding sequence ATGCATCCCGCCATCTCTTCGCTCGAGCTCGTCGAGCCGCGGTCGCTGAAACACGCGCTCGAGGTGATGCGTGACGGTCAGCCGATCGTGCCGCTCGCGGGGTGCACCGACGTCTACGTCCTCCTCAATGCCGGGACGCGACCCGGCACCCGTTTCCTGAACCTGTGGGGACTCGACGCGCTTCGTGGGATCACCGTCAACGGCACGGTGCTCTCGATCGGCGCGCTCACGACCTTCAGCGATCTCATCCGCTCGCCGCTCGTGCGCCGACGGCTCCCGTCGCTCGTCGCAGCCGCTCGCGAAGTCGGCGCCGTGCAGATCCAGAACCGGGGCACGATCGGCGGCAACATCGCCAACGCCTCACCCGCCGGCGACACCCTGCCCGTGCTCGCCGCGGTCGATGCCGTGCTCGTGCTGCGGAGCGCGTCCGGCGTCCGACGCGTGCCGTTCCACGAGTTCTACACCGGATATCGCGCGAGCGTGAGGCGCCCGGACGAACTCATCGCAGCGGTCGAAGTCGCGCCCGTCGCCGGGCGGCAGTACTTCCGAAAGGTCGGGACGCGCGCCGCGCAGGCGATCTCCAAGGTCGTCATCGCCGCCGTGCGTGCGCCGAAGCCGCGCATCGCCTTCGGCAGCGTTGCGCCAACCGTCGTCCGCGTACCGCAGACTGAGGACATTCTCGCCTCCGGGGGATCGCTCGACGAGGCGACAGCCGCGCTGCTGACCGAGATCCATCCAATCGACGACATCCGATCGACCGCGGCGTACCGCCGCCGCGTCGCGTGCAATCTCCTGCGCGCCTTCTGGAACGAAACCGCATGA
- a CDS encoding (2Fe-2S)-binding protein, giving the protein MRFVLNGRHLDVRAHPMRRLLDVLREDCGLTGTKEGCGEGECGACTVLLDGVAVNACLVPFGQVRGRTVLTIEGLDGRHPLQDAFVVEGGTQCGICTPGMIMAAAALPPNASLEDVRIGLAGNICRCTGYTGIYRAIEAGRKKGGKAARRPARSESKGKA; this is encoded by the coding sequence GTGCGATTCGTGCTGAACGGAAGACACCTCGACGTGCGGGCGCACCCGATGAGGCGGCTGCTCGATGTGTTGCGGGAGGACTGCGGCCTCACGGGCACGAAGGAGGGCTGCGGCGAGGGCGAGTGCGGCGCCTGCACGGTCCTGCTCGACGGCGTCGCGGTCAACGCGTGCCTCGTGCCGTTCGGCCAGGTGCGCGGCCGGACGGTACTGACCATCGAGGGGCTCGACGGACGGCATCCCCTCCAGGACGCATTCGTCGTCGAGGGCGGCACGCAGTGCGGCATCTGCACGCCGGGCATGATCATGGCGGCGGCGGCGCTGCCGCCGAACGCCTCGCTCGAGGACGTCCGTATCGGACTCGCGGGCAACATCTGCCGGTGCACCGGATACACCGGCATCTACAGGGCGATCGAGGCGGGACGGAAGAAGGGCGGAAAGGCGGCCAGGCGGCCTGCCCGGAGCGAGTCGAAGGGGAAGGCGTAG
- a CDS encoding xanthine dehydrogenase family protein molybdopterin-binding subunit: MGNHSRSVMHVVGRSVPRRDGLDKVTGAAKYVDDLNFPGMIYGRTVRSTIPCGRVASVCHNFDHAGFTIVDHRDIPGRNLVALIVEDQPCLVERDVRHFAEPIVLLAHADREILQAAEVAIEYEPADPVLDPLLSPTTFKAIAINKGDIDAGFARADVIVEGEYRVGHQEHAYIEPNGVIAVPENGGVTLYGSLQCPYYVQKALHVVLALPAEKLRVVQAETGGGFGGKEEYPSIIAAHACLLALKSGRPVKIVYDRAEDMVATTKRHPAIVRYKSGVMKDGRLTAIDVDVVLDAGAYVTLSPVVLSRGVIHASGPYRCDNVRVNGRIVMTNTPPNGAFRGFGAPQTQFAAEVQMERIAETLGLDPVKLREVNALRAGDTTATGQVLGKDTSALAVLREAVKRTDFKRRRRELGGTNRGLGLALFFHGAGFTGAGEVRLASKASLELTERGARVLVASAEIGQGARTVHAQIVADTLGLPYDAVEVARADTAHVPDSGPTVASRTSMVVGGLLQRCAEEMKEKLGHLTPLEYLRRHGPLVVTRQYEAPSAAAFDEETYRGDAYGTYAWACDVAEVEFDPVTYEIRPVHFTAVQEIGRALNPTLLAGQIEGGSAQGMGYALLEEVVMRDGRMANAQLTNYMVPTTIDTPRIDVVIVENPYRHGPFGAKGVGELPFDGAPPAIANAVRHLGFDVRSLPLTPERIMDASATDRADTEWHGRLARAKRGH, from the coding sequence GTGGGAAATCACTCCCGGAGCGTCATGCACGTGGTCGGCCGCAGTGTCCCGCGCCGCGATGGTCTCGACAAGGTGACCGGCGCCGCGAAATACGTCGACGACCTGAACTTCCCGGGGATGATCTACGGCCGTACCGTGCGGTCCACCATCCCGTGCGGGCGTGTGGCGTCGGTTTGCCACAACTTCGACCACGCCGGCTTCACGATCGTCGATCACCGGGATATCCCGGGGCGGAATCTCGTCGCGCTGATCGTCGAGGATCAGCCGTGTCTGGTCGAACGCGACGTGCGGCACTTTGCCGAACCGATCGTCCTGCTGGCGCACGCGGACCGCGAGATCCTCCAGGCTGCCGAGGTGGCCATCGAATACGAGCCCGCTGATCCGGTGCTCGATCCCCTCCTGTCGCCGACGACCTTCAAGGCGATCGCGATCAACAAGGGCGACATCGACGCCGGCTTCGCGCGGGCGGACGTCATCGTCGAGGGCGAGTACCGCGTCGGGCACCAGGAGCACGCCTACATCGAGCCGAACGGGGTGATTGCCGTGCCGGAGAACGGCGGGGTGACGCTCTACGGCTCGTTGCAGTGCCCCTACTACGTGCAGAAGGCGCTCCACGTCGTCCTCGCGCTGCCAGCCGAGAAACTGCGCGTCGTGCAGGCCGAGACCGGCGGAGGCTTTGGCGGCAAGGAAGAATATCCGTCGATCATCGCCGCTCACGCCTGCCTGCTGGCGCTGAAGTCCGGCAGGCCGGTGAAGATCGTGTACGACCGTGCAGAGGACATGGTCGCGACCACCAAGCGCCACCCGGCCATCGTCCGCTACAAGAGCGGCGTCATGAAGGACGGACGCCTCACCGCCATCGACGTGGATGTCGTCCTCGACGCCGGCGCGTACGTGACGCTCAGCCCGGTGGTGTTGTCGCGCGGCGTCATCCACGCGTCGGGCCCGTATCGCTGTGACAATGTCCGCGTGAACGGGCGCATCGTCATGACGAACACGCCGCCGAACGGGGCATTCCGTGGCTTCGGGGCGCCGCAGACACAGTTCGCCGCCGAAGTGCAGATGGAGCGCATCGCCGAGACGCTTGGTCTCGATCCGGTGAAACTGCGCGAAGTGAACGCCTTGCGGGCGGGCGACACGACGGCGACCGGCCAGGTGCTGGGCAAGGACACGAGCGCGCTGGCGGTGCTGCGCGAAGCGGTGAAGCGGACCGACTTCAAGCGGCGGCGGCGCGAGTTAGGTGGGACGAACCGCGGACTCGGCCTTGCGCTGTTCTTCCACGGTGCCGGGTTCACCGGAGCAGGCGAAGTGCGGCTCGCGTCGAAGGCCTCCCTCGAGCTGACCGAGCGGGGTGCGCGAGTGCTGGTCGCGAGCGCGGAGATCGGGCAGGGTGCGCGCACGGTGCACGCGCAGATCGTCGCCGATACGCTGGGGCTGCCGTACGACGCGGTGGAGGTGGCTCGTGCCGACACGGCGCACGTGCCGGACAGCGGACCGACCGTCGCGTCGCGGACATCGATGGTCGTCGGCGGACTGCTGCAGCGCTGCGCCGAGGAGATGAAGGAGAAACTCGGACACCTGACGCCGCTCGAGTATCTCCGCCGCCATGGTCCGCTCGTCGTGACGAGGCAATACGAGGCGCCATCCGCGGCCGCCTTCGACGAAGAGACGTATCGCGGCGACGCGTACGGCACGTATGCGTGGGCGTGCGACGTCGCCGAAGTCGAGTTCGATCCGGTGACCTACGAGATCCGCCCGGTGCACTTCACGGCGGTCCAGGAGATCGGCCGGGCACTGAACCCCACGTTGCTCGCGGGGCAGATCGAGGGCGGCAGCGCGCAAGGCATGGGCTACGCGCTCCTCGAAGAGGTCGTGATGCGCGACGGGCGAATGGCGAACGCGCAACTGACCAACTACATGGTGCCGACGACGATCGATACGCCGCGAATCGACGTGGTGATCGTCGAGAACCCGTATCGGCACGGCCCGTTCGGCGCGAAGGGGGTTGGCGAACTACCCTTCGACGGGGCTCCACCGGCGATTGCGAACGCCGTGCGACATCTGGGATTCGACGTGCGCTCGCTGCCGTTGACACCGGAACGGATCATGGACGCAAGCGCGACCGACCGGGCGGACACTGAGTGGCACGGGCGTCTCGCCCGTGCAAAGCGTGGGCACTGA